The following proteins are encoded in a genomic region of Pseudodesulfovibrio mercurii:
- a CDS encoding penicillin-binding transpeptidase domain-containing protein, whose amino-acid sequence MAQDNARRTDHSGIKMGFVMALFSIALGALWVRTGWVQLHEGDDLADQASRQSLAAEYEYGERGRILDRNGAMLATSVEARSVFARPHEIENVDVAADVLSRDLKLSRREVYAKLKSRKKFVWIKRQVTDREAAALDRADLKGVRLTTEHARIYPNGHLAGQLLGFTDIDGRGREGVERVYDKLLAPSRAEFEVQRDATGHLLYLDAHGREVDVNGKDVQLTIDTHIQHAAEQALANSIAKYDARAGIVLVVDVKSGDILAMASEPFFNPNTVRSSKPSQRRLRPLTDIYEPGSTMKPFLFAAALQEGTITPDTLIDCENGRWKVARRIIRDTHPERWLPARKVLRYSSNIGSAKIGMNLGAGVYHDYLTKLGFGEKTHLGLPGESTGILRPAGAWSSVDLACISFGQSIGVTAVQLARGFLCLANQGATRDLNLILSPKSERKNASIQVFSPETATTVLKLMEEVVQDDGTGRSARIEGIRMAGKTGTAQKASKEGGYGDQYLSSFVALVPAEAPELLVITMIDEPQKANYGSMVAAPVCREVTVRTLAYHDQLSETLHAEAEDTPVVGDATDEPLAAAVPAPVVPADDGKVPDVAGMPVRRALETLVRMGIVPVIKGQGMTVKRQEPAAGQPWPGNRAKEGTDDVFVLWLS is encoded by the coding sequence ATGGCACAGGACAACGCAAGGCGCACGGATCACAGCGGGATCAAGATGGGGTTCGTCATGGCCCTCTTCTCGATTGCGCTCGGTGCTCTGTGGGTACGCACCGGCTGGGTGCAGCTCCATGAGGGCGACGACCTGGCCGATCAAGCCTCCAGGCAGAGCCTGGCCGCCGAATACGAATACGGCGAGCGGGGCCGCATCCTCGACCGCAACGGGGCCATGCTGGCCACCTCGGTGGAGGCTCGGTCCGTATTCGCCCGTCCGCACGAGATCGAGAACGTGGACGTGGCCGCCGACGTCCTGTCCCGCGACCTCAAGCTGTCCCGCCGCGAGGTCTACGCCAAGCTCAAGTCCCGCAAGAAATTCGTCTGGATAAAACGGCAGGTCACGGACCGCGAGGCCGCCGCCCTGGACCGGGCTGACCTGAAGGGCGTCCGGTTGACCACCGAGCACGCCCGCATCTACCCCAACGGACACCTGGCCGGGCAGCTGCTCGGCTTCACCGACATCGACGGCCGGGGCCGCGAGGGCGTCGAGCGCGTCTACGACAAGCTGCTCGCCCCGAGCAGGGCCGAGTTCGAGGTCCAGCGCGACGCCACGGGCCACCTGCTCTACCTCGACGCCCACGGCCGCGAGGTGGACGTCAACGGCAAGGACGTGCAGCTGACCATCGACACCCACATCCAGCACGCCGCCGAACAGGCCCTGGCCAACTCCATCGCCAAGTACGACGCCAGGGCGGGCATCGTCCTGGTGGTGGACGTCAAGTCCGGCGACATCCTGGCCATGGCCAGCGAGCCGTTCTTCAACCCGAACACCGTGCGCTCCTCCAAGCCGTCCCAGCGCAGGCTGCGGCCCCTGACCGACATCTACGAGCCCGGCTCGACCATGAAACCGTTCCTGTTCGCCGCCGCCCTCCAGGAGGGGACCATCACCCCGGACACGCTCATCGACTGCGAGAACGGCCGCTGGAAGGTGGCCCGCCGGATCATCCGCGACACCCACCCCGAGCGCTGGCTGCCCGCCCGCAAGGTCCTGCGCTACTCGTCCAACATCGGCTCGGCCAAGATCGGCATGAACCTCGGGGCCGGGGTCTACCATGACTATTTGACCAAACTCGGTTTCGGTGAGAAGACCCACCTCGGCCTGCCGGGCGAGTCCACGGGCATCCTCCGCCCCGCCGGGGCCTGGAGCTCCGTGGACCTGGCCTGCATCAGCTTCGGCCAGTCCATCGGCGTGACCGCCGTGCAGCTGGCGCGCGGCTTCCTCTGCCTGGCCAACCAGGGGGCCACCCGCGACCTGAATCTCATCCTGTCCCCCAAGAGCGAGCGCAAGAACGCCTCCATCCAGGTCTTCTCCCCCGAGACCGCGACCACGGTCCTGAAGCTGATGGAAGAGGTCGTCCAGGACGACGGCACCGGGCGCAGCGCGCGCATCGAGGGCATCCGCATGGCGGGCAAGACCGGCACGGCCCAGAAGGCCTCCAAGGAAGGGGGATACGGCGACCAGTATTTGTCCTCCTTCGTGGCCCTGGTCCCGGCCGAGGCCCCGGAGCTTCTGGTCATCACCATGATCGACGAGCCCCAGAAGGCCAACTACGGCTCCATGGTCGCCGCCCCGGTCTGCCGCGAGGTGACCGTGCGCACCCTGGCCTACCACGACCAACTGTCCGAGACCCTGCACGCCGAGGCCGAGGACACCCCCGTGGTCGGCGACGCAACGGATGAACCCCTGGCCGCCGCCGTGCCCGCCCCCGTGGTCCCGGCCGACGACGGCAAGGTCCCGGACGTGGCCGGAATGCCCGTCCGCCGGGCCCTGGAAACCCTGGTCAGAATGGGGATCGTCCCCGTGATCAAGGGACAGGGCATGACGGTCAAGCGCCAGGAGCCCGCGGCCGGGCAGCCCTGGCCCGGCAACCGCGCCAAGGAGGGAACGGATGATGTTTTTGTTCTCTGGCTCTCATAG
- a CDS encoding UDP-N-acetylmuramoyl-L-alanyl-D-glutamate--2,6-diaminopimelate ligase — MFLFSGSHSEKEKVRGVMQFETLLEKAKKGLVVRTDSRKIQDGECFVAMPGTAVRGLDYIPNALDNGARYIVAPEAARDLVAPVVEKKAVAVYVDNPAVALGELARAHFQVMDRDLKLVAITGTNGKTTTSYIIEHLLASSGLKVGVLGTVNYRWPGFMMDAPLTTPDCWMIHELLFNMKKADVDVAVMEVSSHALDQYRVAGLDFDAAVFTNLTQDHLDYHGDMETYFRAKAKLFSEYPRLNKAAVLNYDDPYGRRLLAECQGGIGYGIGDASLVRQEVGDKPLVQGRILSMTGQGMEIETSWKGKTWVVRSPLVGSFNALNLLAAQAVGLQLGLNCKDMRRLSTFPGVPGRLERVMNDKNLDIFVDYAHTPDALDNVQRTLAALDFKRLITVFGCGGDRDRTKRPLMAASAARYADVAVLTSDNPRTEDPAAIMDDARPGLAGAKRVMENPDRTEAIKMAVAEMEPGDALLIAGKGHEDYQIIGTTKRHFSDKEAALKAIEEVYS; from the coding sequence ATGTTTTTGTTCTCTGGCTCTCATAGCGAAAAGGAAAAGGTACGGGGCGTCATGCAATTCGAGACCCTGTTGGAAAAGGCGAAAAAAGGGCTGGTCGTGCGCACGGATTCGCGCAAGATCCAGGACGGCGAGTGCTTCGTGGCCATGCCCGGCACGGCCGTGCGCGGCCTCGACTACATCCCGAACGCCCTGGACAACGGCGCGCGCTACATCGTGGCCCCGGAGGCGGCCCGCGACCTCGTCGCCCCGGTGGTCGAGAAGAAGGCCGTGGCCGTGTACGTGGACAACCCGGCCGTGGCCCTGGGCGAACTGGCCCGCGCCCATTTCCAGGTCATGGACCGCGACCTCAAGCTGGTCGCCATCACCGGGACCAACGGCAAGACGACAACCTCCTACATCATCGAGCACCTGCTGGCCTCGAGCGGGCTCAAGGTGGGCGTGCTCGGCACGGTCAACTACCGCTGGCCCGGCTTCATGATGGACGCCCCCCTGACCACCCCGGACTGCTGGATGATCCACGAGCTGCTCTTCAACATGAAGAAGGCCGACGTGGACGTGGCCGTCATGGAGGTCTCCTCCCACGCGCTCGACCAGTACCGCGTGGCCGGACTGGACTTCGACGCCGCCGTGTTCACCAACCTGACCCAGGACCACCTGGACTACCACGGCGACATGGAGACCTATTTCCGGGCCAAGGCCAAACTCTTCTCCGAGTACCCGCGCCTGAACAAGGCGGCGGTGCTCAACTACGACGATCCCTACGGCCGCCGTCTCCTGGCCGAGTGCCAGGGCGGCATCGGCTACGGCATCGGCGACGCCTCCCTGGTCCGCCAGGAGGTCGGGGACAAGCCCCTGGTCCAGGGGCGCATCCTGTCCATGACCGGCCAGGGCATGGAGATCGAGACCTCGTGGAAGGGCAAGACCTGGGTGGTCCGCTCCCCGCTGGTGGGCTCGTTCAACGCCCTGAACCTGCTGGCCGCCCAGGCCGTGGGACTGCAGCTCGGCCTGAACTGCAAGGACATGCGCAGGCTGTCCACCTTCCCAGGCGTGCCCGGACGGCTCGAACGGGTCATGAACGACAAGAATCTTGACATCTTCGTGGACTACGCCCACACCCCGGACGCCCTGGACAACGTGCAGAGGACCCTGGCCGCCCTGGACTTCAAGCGGCTGATCACGGTCTTCGGCTGCGGCGGCGACCGCGACCGGACCAAGCGCCCGCTCATGGCCGCTTCCGCCGCCCGCTACGCCGACGTGGCCGTGCTGACCTCGGATAATCCGCGCACCGAGGACCCGGCCGCGATCATGGACGACGCCCGCCCCGGACTGGCCGGGGCGAAGAGGGTCATGGAGAACCCGGACCGGACCGAGGCCATCAAAATGGCCGTGGCCGAGATGGAGCCGGGCGACGCCCTGCTCATCGCGGGCAAGGGGCATGAGGACTACCAGATCATCGGCACCACCAAGCGGCACTTTTCCGACAAGGAAGCCGCGCTCAAGGCCATCGAGGAAGTGTATTCGTGA
- a CDS encoding UDP-N-acetylmuramoyl-tripeptide--D-alanyl-D-alanine ligase produces the protein MNLTLAEVARCLGTLADEGFEETVVTEVKTDSRTVEPGDLFFCIAGENFDGHEFAALAAAKGACAVVASRMIGEIDAPVIMVRDTRTALGRLAACWRDTCGAKLVAVTGTAGKTTVKEMLFAVASQKFATAKNYRNFNNQIGLPTSMLKASADQELWIMELGISRRGDMEELAPVASPDLAIITNVGPGHLEGLGNEAGVASAKTALLRYLRQGGRAVISRDYPLLWNAALELVDAPVGFSGRDDAESDFSAAFLGALPDGRGRFRLRTPDGDGELTAPFCGRHYAENLACVAAAAHCLGLTRDDVVGGVQAMAADPQRFCRKIGGGITVIDDTYNANPLSMANALRTARELAGERPLVLVLGDMRELGAEAVLRHEELGRVIRETAPAMVFYKGDHFLDVERGFGGFMRRAGDVDEFLEAWRELCISEGAVLVKGSRSLGMELYANALCREVNAEAQGGGK, from the coding sequence GTGAACCTGACCCTGGCTGAAGTCGCACGCTGCCTCGGCACCCTGGCCGACGAGGGCTTCGAGGAGACCGTGGTCACCGAGGTGAAGACGGACTCCCGCACCGTCGAGCCCGGCGACCTCTTCTTCTGCATCGCGGGCGAGAATTTCGACGGGCACGAGTTCGCGGCCCTGGCCGCCGCCAAAGGGGCCTGCGCCGTGGTGGCCTCGCGCATGATCGGCGAGATCGACGCGCCGGTCATCATGGTCCGCGACACCCGTACGGCCCTGGGCCGGCTGGCCGCCTGCTGGCGCGACACCTGCGGGGCGAAACTCGTGGCCGTAACCGGCACGGCGGGCAAGACCACGGTCAAGGAGATGCTCTTCGCCGTGGCCTCGCAAAAATTCGCCACGGCCAAGAACTACCGCAACTTCAACAACCAGATCGGGTTGCCCACGTCCATGCTCAAGGCCTCGGCCGACCAGGAGCTGTGGATCATGGAGCTCGGCATCTCCCGGCGGGGCGACATGGAGGAGCTGGCCCCGGTGGCCAGCCCGGACCTGGCGATCATCACCAACGTGGGGCCCGGCCACCTGGAAGGGCTCGGCAACGAGGCGGGCGTGGCGAGCGCCAAGACCGCCCTGCTGCGCTACCTGCGCCAGGGCGGCCGCGCCGTGATCTCCAGGGACTATCCGCTGCTCTGGAACGCGGCCCTGGAGCTGGTGGACGCGCCCGTGGGCTTCTCGGGCCGGGACGACGCCGAGAGCGATTTTTCCGCCGCCTTCCTGGGCGCCCTGCCCGACGGCCGGGGCCGGTTCCGGCTGCGCACCCCCGACGGCGACGGCGAGCTGACCGCGCCGTTCTGCGGCAGGCACTACGCCGAGAACCTGGCCTGCGTGGCCGCCGCGGCCCACTGCCTGGGGCTGACCCGCGACGACGTGGTCGGCGGCGTGCAGGCCATGGCCGCCGACCCCCAGCGCTTCTGCCGCAAGATCGGGGGCGGGATCACGGTCATCGACGACACCTACAACGCCAACCCCCTGTCCATGGCCAACGCCCTGCGCACGGCCAGGGAACTGGCCGGGGAGCGCCCCCTGGTCCTGGTCCTGGGCGACATGCGCGAGCTGGGCGCCGAGGCGGTCCTGCGCCACGAGGAGCTGGGCCGGGTCATCCGCGAGACCGCGCCCGCCATGGTCTTCTACAAGGGCGACCACTTCCTGGATGTGGAGCGCGGCTTCGGCGGGTTCATGCGCCGGGCCGGCGACGTGGACGAATTTCTCGAGGCCTGGCGCGAGCTGTGCATCTCCGAGGGCGCGGTCCTGGTCAAGGGCTCCCGCTCCCTGGGCATGGAGCTCTACGCCAACGCCCTGTGCCGCGAAGTGAACGCGGAAGCCCAAGGAGGCGGCAAGTGA
- the mraY gene encoding phospho-N-acetylmuramoyl-pentapeptide-transferase, which produces MIYNLLVPYSSDLGVLNVFRYITFRSVWALLTALIISILFGPAMIRWLTRVKCGQYIREDGPKHQAKQGTPTMGGIMILFSVSVSTLLWADLTNVYVWLTLLAFAGFSAIGFTDDYIKVVKRRNEGLSPKAKFTLQCLVAAAAIAMLIHEPAYSTRLSVPFFKNFNPDLGWFYLPFAMVVMVGTSNAVNLTDGLDGLAIGPMVVAMACFAIFIYVSGHATMAEYLQVQNIQGIGEVTVFCGAMVGAGLGFLWFNAHPAQIFMGDVGSLGLGGALGFVAVLAKQELLLAIVGGVFVFETLSVILQVGYFKLTGGKRIFKMAPLHHHFELKGIPESKIIVRFWILSILMALMALSTLKLR; this is translated from the coding sequence GTGATCTACAACCTGCTCGTTCCGTACAGTTCGGACCTGGGCGTCCTGAACGTCTTCCGGTACATCACCTTCCGCTCGGTCTGGGCCCTGCTGACCGCCCTGATCATCTCCATCCTGTTCGGCCCGGCCATGATCCGCTGGCTGACCCGGGTCAAGTGCGGCCAGTACATCCGCGAGGACGGCCCCAAACACCAGGCCAAGCAGGGCACGCCGACCATGGGCGGGATCATGATCCTGTTCTCCGTGTCCGTGTCCACCCTGCTTTGGGCCGACCTGACCAACGTCTACGTCTGGCTGACCCTGCTGGCCTTCGCCGGGTTCAGCGCCATCGGCTTCACCGACGACTACATCAAGGTCGTCAAACGGCGCAACGAGGGGCTGTCGCCCAAGGCCAAGTTCACCCTGCAATGCCTGGTGGCGGCGGCGGCCATCGCCATGCTCATCCACGAGCCCGCCTACTCCACCCGGCTGTCCGTGCCGTTCTTCAAGAATTTCAATCCGGACCTCGGCTGGTTCTACCTGCCATTCGCCATGGTCGTCATGGTCGGGACCAGCAACGCGGTCAACCTGACAGACGGCCTGGACGGGCTGGCCATCGGGCCCATGGTCGTGGCCATGGCCTGCTTCGCCATCTTCATTTACGTGTCCGGCCACGCGACCATGGCCGAATACCTCCAGGTCCAGAACATCCAGGGCATCGGCGAGGTCACGGTCTTCTGCGGGGCAATGGTCGGCGCGGGACTGGGCTTCCTGTGGTTCAACGCCCACCCGGCCCAGATCTTCATGGGCGACGTGGGCTCGCTCGGCCTGGGCGGGGCGCTGGGCTTCGTGGCCGTGCTGGCCAAGCAGGAGCTTTTGCTGGCCATCGTGGGCGGCGTGTTCGTCTTCGAGACCCTGTCGGTCATCCTCCAGGTGGGCTACTTCAAGCTCACCGGCGGCAAGCGCATCTTCAAGATGGCCCCCCTGCACCACCACTTCGAACTCAAGGGCATCCCGGAATCCAAGATCATCGTCCGCTTCTGGATATTGTCCATACTCATGGCGTTGATGGCCCTGTCCACGCTGAAACTGAGGTAG
- the murD gene encoding UDP-N-acetylmuramoyl-L-alanine--D-glutamate ligase produces MNRIVRKFINEAILDGKQAVVVGTGKSGLAAARLLDVLGARVRVVDRDESVTEAKLGPLAGKAELVVGPHEKGHFADADVIVLSPGVPVRKLAPVLEGVPARNVVSELEFASWFIEAPILAVTGSNGKTTTTTLISEILEKAGRRVFTGGNIGVPLCEYLLDMEPAEIIVLEVSSFQLQNCLRFKPHVGLFLNFSANHLDYHADLDEYLDAKLHLFSRMGPEDIALLHESLHPLLDGRSFTEAHIEWFGPTNRFEAPHLLGEHNRSNVEAAWQAVKRFGVSEEQAAEAIRDFRPLPHRIEPVAERNGVLYVNDSKATTLDAAEAAVHAFERPVRILMGGVWKGGDVAKFAEGIKGRVAAVGLFGGSREILEPELARHFSVTWDETLTEAVRRQAGLAAPGDVVLLSPATSSFDQYHNMAERGADFKRAVEGLHD; encoded by the coding sequence GTGAACCGCATCGTCCGCAAATTCATCAACGAGGCCATTCTCGACGGCAAGCAGGCCGTGGTGGTCGGCACCGGCAAGTCCGGCCTGGCCGCCGCCCGGCTGCTGGACGTGCTCGGCGCGCGGGTGCGCGTGGTCGACCGCGACGAGTCGGTCACCGAGGCGAAGCTCGGTCCCCTGGCGGGCAAGGCGGAGCTGGTGGTCGGCCCCCACGAGAAAGGCCACTTCGCGGACGCGGACGTCATCGTCCTCTCGCCCGGCGTGCCGGTCAGAAAGCTCGCCCCGGTGCTCGAAGGCGTCCCGGCGCGGAACGTGGTCTCGGAGCTGGAGTTCGCCTCCTGGTTCATCGAGGCCCCGATCCTGGCCGTGACCGGGTCCAACGGCAAGACCACGACCACCACGCTCATCTCCGAGATCCTGGAGAAGGCCGGACGCCGCGTGTTCACCGGCGGAAACATCGGCGTGCCCCTGTGCGAGTACCTCCTGGACATGGAGCCGGCCGAGATCATCGTCCTCGAGGTCTCCAGCTTCCAGCTCCAGAACTGCCTCCGGTTCAAGCCGCACGTCGGCCTGTTCCTGAATTTCTCGGCCAACCACCTGGACTACCACGCGGACCTGGACGAATACCTGGACGCCAAGCTGCACCTGTTCAGCCGGATGGGTCCGGAGGACATCGCCCTGCTGCACGAGTCCCTGCACCCGCTGCTGGACGGACGGTCCTTCACCGAGGCGCACATCGAGTGGTTCGGACCCACGAACCGGTTCGAGGCCCCGCACCTCCTGGGCGAGCACAACCGCTCCAACGTGGAGGCCGCCTGGCAGGCCGTGAAGCGGTTCGGGGTGAGCGAGGAGCAGGCCGCCGAGGCCATCCGCGACTTCCGCCCCCTGCCCCACCGCATCGAGCCCGTGGCCGAGAGGAACGGCGTGCTCTACGTCAACGACTCCAAGGCCACCACCCTGGACGCGGCCGAGGCGGCCGTTCACGCCTTCGAGCGCCCGGTGCGCATCCTCATGGGCGGGGTGTGGAAGGGCGGCGACGTGGCCAAATTCGCCGAGGGCATCAAGGGCCGCGTGGCCGCCGTGGGGTTGTTCGGCGGCTCGCGCGAGATCCTGGAGCCGGAGCTGGCCAGACATTTTTCCGTGACCTGGGACGAGACCCTGACCGAGGCCGTCAGACGGCAGGCCGGTCTGGCCGCGCCCGGCGACGTGGTCCTGCTCTCCCCGGCCACCTCCTCCTTCGACCAGTACCACAACATGGCCGAGCGGGGCGCGGACTTCAAACGCGCGGTGGAGGGACTCCATGACTAA
- the ftsW gene encoding putative lipid II flippase FtsW, translating to MTNTLNGRKAGTPGRMDYWLLTATLVLAGFGLIMVLSSSGIMAERIYGDTYYFFKRQLMFTGAGLLAMIVLIRIPPKAIYSLTYLWVGLAIVLLALCISPLGASVNGATRWVRFGPFNVQPLEYAKVALVLYLAYFFARKQDLVRTFSVGFLPPFLVTGFLCGLLLLQPDFGGAVVMCGLLFFMCLVGGTRFSYLFISLIFAGGAGWMLISSSPYRFKRWTAFLDPFASAQNEGYQLVQSLYAFGSGKIFGTGIGAGQRKLFFLPEAHNDFIMAVVGEELGFVGMSLFFLLVAFFLYRAFRVAMKLEDLQDRFTAFGTTCILALGMILNLAVVLGTVPPKGVAMPFISYGGSSLTVSFICAGILLNLSRRVKA from the coding sequence ATGACTAACACGCTGAACGGCCGGAAGGCCGGAACCCCGGGCCGCATGGACTACTGGCTGCTGACCGCCACCCTGGTCCTGGCCGGGTTCGGCCTGATCATGGTCCTGTCCTCCTCGGGCATCATGGCCGAGCGCATCTACGGCGACACCTACTATTTCTTCAAGCGCCAGCTGATGTTCACGGGCGCGGGGCTCTTGGCCATGATCGTCCTGATCCGCATCCCGCCCAAGGCCATCTACTCCCTGACCTACCTCTGGGTCGGCCTGGCCATCGTCCTGCTCGCCCTGTGCATCTCTCCGCTCGGGGCCAGCGTCAACGGGGCCACCCGCTGGGTGCGCTTCGGCCCGTTCAACGTCCAGCCCCTGGAATACGCCAAGGTGGCCCTGGTCCTGTACCTGGCCTACTTCTTCGCCCGCAAGCAGGACCTGGTCCGAACCTTTTCCGTGGGCTTCCTGCCGCCCTTCCTGGTGACCGGCTTCCTGTGCGGCCTGCTCCTGCTCCAGCCGGACTTCGGCGGGGCCGTGGTCATGTGCGGCCTGCTCTTCTTCATGTGCCTGGTGGGCGGCACCCGGTTCAGCTACCTGTTCATCTCGCTGATCTTCGCGGGCGGCGCGGGCTGGATGCTGATCTCGTCCTCGCCCTACCGCTTCAAGCGCTGGACCGCCTTCCTGGACCCCTTCGCCTCGGCCCAGAACGAGGGCTACCAGCTGGTCCAGTCCCTGTACGCCTTCGGCTCGGGCAAGATCTTCGGCACCGGCATCGGCGCGGGCCAGCGCAAGCTCTTCTTCCTGCCCGAGGCGCACAACGACTTCATCATGGCCGTGGTTGGCGAGGAGCTCGGCTTCGTGGGCATGTCCCTGTTCTTCCTCCTGGTGGCCTTCTTCCTGTACCGCGCCTTCCGCGTGGCCATGAAGCTCGAGGACCTGCAGGACCGCTTCACCGCCTTCGGCACCACCTGCATCCTGGCCCTGGGCATGATCCTGAACCTGGCCGTGGTCCTCGGCACGGTGCCGCCCAAGGGCGTGGCCATGCCGTTCATCTCCTACGGCGGCTCCTCCCTGACCGTGTCCTTCATCTGCGCGGGCATCCTGCTGAACCTCTCCCGGAGGGTGAAGGCATGA
- the murG gene encoding undecaprenyldiphospho-muramoylpentapeptide beta-N-acetylglucosaminyltransferase, whose product MDRVILTTGGTCGHIFPALAVATALREYNHGARLLFMGGPGPEGDLARKNGLEFLELPASGVMGKGVTGVLSGLGWLGTGIPKALYEVWRFRPDAVIGFGGYAGFCPVLAGRVLGIPTAVHEQNSVPGVTNKVLGRMVRRVFLSFPDTMGVFPPQKTFLTGNPVRPEIFKAGERRRGRTPGKRLFVFGGGQGARPINDAVIEALPTFMEAGITLVHQAGRIDFSRVRAAYQAAGADPAQVREFIEDMGAEYAACDLVVCRSGASTVFEIAAAGAPAIFVPFPQATHDHQTMNARAMSDIGASVLLPQSGLSGAALADRVLGLLADRERLTTMETAARSMARQFAARDIVAGLAAMAGGQES is encoded by the coding sequence CTGGACCGCGTCATCCTGACCACCGGCGGCACCTGCGGCCACATCTTCCCGGCCCTGGCCGTGGCCACGGCCCTGCGCGAGTACAACCACGGCGCGCGCCTGCTGTTCATGGGCGGCCCCGGCCCCGAGGGCGACCTGGCCCGGAAGAACGGCCTGGAATTTCTGGAGCTGCCCGCCAGCGGGGTCATGGGCAAGGGCGTCACCGGCGTGCTCTCCGGCCTGGGCTGGCTCGGCACGGGCATCCCCAAGGCCCTCTACGAGGTCTGGCGCTTCCGGCCCGACGCGGTCATCGGCTTCGGCGGGTACGCGGGCTTCTGCCCGGTGCTGGCCGGACGCGTGCTCGGCATCCCCACGGCCGTGCACGAGCAGAACTCCGTGCCCGGCGTGACCAACAAGGTCCTGGGCCGGATGGTCCGGCGGGTGTTCCTGAGCTTCCCGGACACCATGGGCGTGTTCCCCCCGCAAAAGACCTTCCTGACCGGCAATCCGGTGCGGCCCGAGATTTTCAAGGCGGGCGAACGGCGGCGCGGCCGGACGCCCGGCAAGCGGCTGTTCGTCTTCGGCGGCGGCCAGGGGGCACGGCCCATCAACGACGCGGTCATCGAGGCCCTGCCGACATTCATGGAGGCCGGGATCACCCTGGTCCACCAGGCGGGCCGAATCGACTTTTCCCGCGTGCGCGCCGCGTATCAGGCGGCGGGCGCGGACCCGGCGCAGGTCCGGGAATTCATCGAGGACATGGGGGCCGAGTACGCGGCCTGCGACCTGGTTGTCTGCCGGTCCGGCGCGTCCACGGTCTTCGAAATAGCGGCGGCGGGGGCCCCGGCCATCTTCGTGCCCTTCCCCCAGGCCACCCACGACCACCAGACAATGAACGCCCGCGCCATGTCGGACATCGGCGCGTCCGTGCTGCTGCCCCAGTCGGGGTTGAGCGGCGCGGCGCTGGCCGACCGCGTGCTCGGCCTGCTGGCCGACCGCGAGCGGCTGACAACCATGGAAACAGCGGCCCGGTCCATGGCCCGGCAATTCGCGGCCCGGGACATCGTGGCCGGGCTGGCCGCCATGGCCGGCGGGCAGGAGTCATAA